A region from the Gossypium hirsutum isolate 1008001.06 chromosome A08, Gossypium_hirsutum_v2.1, whole genome shotgun sequence genome encodes:
- the LOC121204656 gene encoding uncharacterized protein: MDTTLPRSPMLSSKTPVIYEKYKSGCAWGLIRFLDFRHRKLANRPSKGGNGYTRNKPNIPSSEDLRKVTKSRYPDRASDAATEGYRRFSDRNMKSNRGRKDDHHTKINLRVRMNDAVEAFINQRLISNQSTDFIDALEISNSNKELLMKLLQDPNSLLVKQVHELCDSPAKKQQTKTSSRSQPLNTIVVLKAVKQNCPNRISNWPPPKSHYSKKDRGVRPTLLSFQHIKRKLTHGLRAKRKEQWQMSHDRKKPKSSVEHEL; this comes from the exons ATGGACACGACATTGCCTCGGAGCCCTATGCTGTCATCTAAAACTCCTGTTATCTACGAAAAGTACAAATCAGGATGTGCCTGGGGATTAATTCGCTTCCTCGATTTTCGCCATCGTAAGCTTGCAAACAGACCGTCTAAAG GAGGCAATGGTTATACAAGGAATAAGCCTAATATTCCCTCTAGTGAAGACCTTAGGAAGGTAACCAAGAGTCGTTATCCGGATCGAGCTAGCGATGCAGCAACGGAGGGGTATAGGCGGTTTTCTGATCGAAATATGAAAAGTAACAGAGGTAGGAAGGATGATCATCACACCAAGATTAATCTTCGAGTTCGCATGAATGACGCGGTCGAAGCATTCATAAATCAAAGGTTAATAAGTAACCAGTCTACGGATTTTATCGATGCATTGGAGATCTCGAATTCCAACAAGGAATTGTTGATGAAACTCCTGCAAGATCCAAATTCACTGCTGGTGAAACAAGTTCATGAATTATGTGATTCTCCGGCTAAGAAACAGCAAACAAAAACATCATCACGGTCCCAACCATTGAACACAATAGTTGTCTTGAAGGCTGTCAAACAAAACTGTCCTAATAGAATCAGTAATTGGCCACCACCAAAGTCTCATTACAGTAAAAAAGACAGGGGTGTTAGGCCAACATTGTTGTCTTTTCAACACATAAAAAGGAAATTGACACATGGTTTAAGGGCGAAGAGAAAAGAGCAGTGGCAGATGTCCCATGATCGAAAAAAACCCAAATCATCTGTTGAACATGAACTGTAA